Proteins encoded in a region of the Orcinus orca chromosome 8, mOrcOrc1.1, whole genome shotgun sequence genome:
- the MMP13 gene encoding collagenase 3 — MYPGVLAAFLFLSWTHCWSLPLPNDEDSDDLSEEDFQFAENYLKSYYYPLNPAGILKKTAASSVVDRLREMQSFFGLEVTGRLDDNTLDIMKKPRCGVPDVGEYNVFPRTLKWSKMNLTYRIVNYTPDLTHYEVEKAFKKAFKVWSDVTPLNFIRIQNGTADIMISFGTKEHGDFYPFDGPSGLLAHAFPPGPNYGGDAHFDDDETWTSSSKGYNLFLVAAHEFGHSLGLDHSKDPGALMFPIYTYTGKSHFILPDDDVQGIQSLYGPGDEDPNPKHPKTPDKCDPSLSLDAITSLRGETMIFKDRFFWRLHPQQVDAELFLTKSFWPELPNRIDAAYEHPSHDLIFIFRGRKFWALNGYDILEGYPRKISDLGFPKEVKKISAAVHFEDTEKTLFFSGNQVWSYDETNHMMHKDYPRLIEEDFPGIGDKVDAVFEKNGYIYFFNGPIQFEYSIWSNRIVRVMPTNSLLWC; from the exons ATGTACCCAGGCGTCCTGGCTGCCTTCCTCTTCTTGAGTTGGACTCACTGTTGGTCCCTGCCTCTTCCCAATGATGAAGATTCTGACGATTTGTCCGAGGAAGACTTCCAGTTTGCAGAG AATTACCTGAAATCATACTACTATCCTCTGAATCCTGCTGGAATCCTGAAGAAGACGGCAGCAAGCTCTGTGGTTGACAGGCTTAGAGAAATGCAGTCTTTTTTCGGCTTAGAGGTGACTGGCAGACTTGATGATAACACCTTAGACATCATGAAAAAACCAAGATGTGGGGTCCCTGATGTGGGTGAATACAATGTTTTTCCTCGAACTCTCAAATGGTCCAAAATGAACTTAACCTACAG AATTGTGAATTATACCCCTGATTTGACTCATTATGAAGTTGAAAAGGCATTCAAAAAAGCCTTCAAAGTTTGGTCTGATGTGACACCTCTGAATTTTATCAGAATTCAAAATGGCACTGCGGATATCATGATCTCTTTTGGAACTAAAG AGCATGGTGACTTCTACCCATTTGATGGACCCTCTGGTCTATTGGCTCACGCTTTTCCTCCTGGACCAAATTATGGAGGAGATGCCCATTTTGATGATGATGAAACCTGGACAAGTAGTTCCAAAG GTTACAATTTGTTTCTTGTTGCTGCCCATGAGTTTGGCCATTCCTTAGGTCTTGACCACTCCAAGGACCCAGGGGCACTCATGTTTCCCATATATACCTACACTGGCAAAAGCCACTTTATACTTCCTGATGATGATGTACAAGGGATCCAGTCTCTCTATG GTCCAGGAGATGAAGACCCCAACCCTAAACATCCCAAAACGCCAGACAAATGTGATCCTTCCTTATCCCTTGATGCCATTACCAGTCTCCGAGGAGAAACAATGATCTTTAAAGACAG ATTCTTCTGGCGTCTGCATCCTCAGCAGGTTGACGCAGAGCTGTTTTTAACAAAATCCTTTTGGCCAGAACTTCCCAACCGTATTGATGCTGCATATGAGCACCCTTCCCATGACCTTATCTTCATCTTTAGAG GCAGAAAATTTTGGGCTCTTAATGGTTATGATATTCTGGAAGGTTATCCCAGAAAAATATCCGACCTGGGATTTCCAAAAGAGGTTAAAAAGATAAGTGCGGCCGTTCACTTTGAGGATACAGAGAAGACGCTCTTCTTCTCAGGAAACCAAGTCTGGAG CTATGATGAAACTAACCATATGATGCATAAAGACTACCCCAGACTAATAGAAGAGGACTTCCCAGGAATTGGTGATAAAGTAGATGCTGTCTTCGAGAAAAATG gttatATCTATTTTTTCAATGGGCCCATACAGTTTGAATACAGCATCTGGAGTAACCGTATTGTTCGTGTCATGCCAACAAATTCCCTATTGTGgtgttaa